Proteins from one Bacteroides zhangwenhongii genomic window:
- a CDS encoding family 16 glycoside hydrolase: protein METLKQICLVWVFMLLLPIYISAQDGRQRDYRTIVADGLAQLPISETEKRNKVMSELANTGDKGMEMMAGMLLPADKGRNATVEYAISGVVGYATIAGNKEQREAVRKGLVSSIDICKDNANRAFLLSQLQLCSTPDNIPVFIKYMGDSYLADYAIRGLVATPGSEATLLELIKKKEISPKILAHAAYESKLKEAEPFLLEWLEEADADTRKAIFKALSVCGSSASLKTLSAAAKEEGYEWSKDKEATAAYLNLLDNLIENGERERAVKAGKKLLKNDKAYLRGAALDIILLAQGAEGMPYVRSALRDKDIEVRNGALHSVSAFADDKVYATIAGWIPTLSDEARIDVINWLGSRHAASQVSAIIDAVRSSNDMVAAAGIAAAGRIGGQEALNELTAQLGGRHAELAAKAMLTFNGDIKEGVKVALNGNADTRIQALGLCSKRRINEVSGQVFAMLQSETPDIREAAYKALPNVVTSGDADRLSDLLEKSDKRHISHLQHALKNAINGQTPQEQCKIVESYMAKSASPALYYPILAQTNTDEAVKVLNKEFTVKGDNAAFQSLLTINNPKMMDALFRIASQKPTLKNQALERYIPLVSKSSLQSGRKLQLYQQALNLNPSVKVQKQTLKALAGIRKYPSLMLVSKYLNRSGTAAEAAAAVKTIVAKSDERLGGDSVKIILEKTREVYRTLPGADAGYAVDEITNLLSKLLSAPVFALPEEEKKQGFEVLFDGTSLHKWTGNKNSYVIENGNIYVSAGYGSGGNLYTQKEYSDFVLRFEFCFDREGVNNGIGIRTPMGVDAAYHGMEIQILDHDAPIYKGLHEYQQHGSVYGIIPAKRVKFGPNGTWNVEEIRAVGDHITVTVNGEVILDGNIRTACKGHNVSKDGSRRNPYTVDHLNHPGLFNKKGHIGLCGHGAGIRFRNMRVLDLSK, encoded by the coding sequence ATGGAAACATTGAAACAAATCTGCTTAGTATGGGTATTCATGCTTTTGTTGCCTATATACATCAGTGCACAAGACGGTCGCCAAAGAGATTACCGGACAATTGTGGCCGACGGGTTGGCGCAACTTCCTATATCTGAAACCGAAAAACGAAATAAAGTAATGTCGGAGCTGGCAAATACCGGTGACAAAGGTATGGAAATGATGGCTGGTATGTTACTCCCTGCCGACAAGGGAAGAAATGCTACTGTAGAATATGCCATCAGTGGTGTGGTCGGTTATGCGACGATTGCCGGAAACAAAGAACAGCGCGAGGCTGTCCGAAAAGGATTGGTCTCGTCTATTGACATCTGTAAGGATAATGCCAACCGCGCTTTTCTCCTGTCACAGTTGCAACTATGTTCGACTCCCGATAATATCCCTGTGTTCATCAAATATATGGGGGATTCTTATTTGGCGGATTATGCTATCCGCGGCTTGGTAGCGACTCCCGGCAGTGAGGCTACTCTCCTCGAACTGATAAAGAAAAAGGAAATATCGCCAAAAATACTTGCACATGCCGCTTATGAGAGCAAATTAAAAGAGGCTGAACCGTTTTTGTTGGAATGGTTGGAAGAGGCGGACGCTGATACCCGAAAAGCTATCTTTAAAGCACTGTCGGTCTGTGGCTCTTCTGCTTCGTTGAAGACGCTGTCTGCCGCGGCAAAGGAAGAAGGATACGAATGGAGCAAAGATAAGGAAGCTACTGCCGCTTACTTGAACTTATTGGATAACCTGATAGAAAACGGTGAGAGGGAAAGGGCGGTAAAAGCTGGCAAGAAACTATTGAAAAATGATAAGGCTTATCTCCGTGGTGCTGCATTAGATATTATTCTGCTTGCCCAAGGTGCTGAAGGTATGCCTTACGTTCGTTCCGCTTTGAGAGACAAGGATATTGAGGTTCGTAACGGGGCGCTTCATTCAGTGTCTGCATTTGCCGATGACAAGGTGTATGCTACTATTGCCGGATGGATTCCGACTTTATCGGACGAGGCACGTATAGACGTAATCAATTGGTTGGGAAGTCGTCATGCGGCTTCGCAGGTAAGTGCGATAATTGACGCCGTACGGTCAAGTAACGATATGGTGGCTGCCGCAGGTATTGCTGCTGCAGGACGTATCGGTGGTCAAGAGGCTTTGAATGAACTGACGGCACAGTTGGGAGGACGTCATGCGGAGCTTGCGGCAAAAGCAATGCTGACTTTCAACGGAGACATAAAAGAGGGCGTCAAGGTAGCTCTCAATGGCAATGCGGACACTCGGATACAAGCGCTCGGATTATGTTCCAAACGTAGGATAAACGAGGTATCCGGACAGGTATTTGCTATGCTTCAGTCGGAAACCCCGGATATAAGGGAAGCGGCTTACAAGGCACTGCCCAATGTTGTCACTTCCGGTGATGCTGACCGTTTGTCCGATTTGCTTGAAAAGTCAGATAAACGTCACATCTCTCACTTGCAGCATGCATTGAAAAACGCAATTAATGGACAAACTCCCCAAGAACAATGTAAAATAGTAGAGTCTTATATGGCAAAATCGGCTTCCCCGGCTCTTTATTATCCCATTTTGGCTCAGACGAATACGGACGAAGCTGTTAAGGTACTGAACAAAGAATTTACTGTAAAAGGTGACAATGCCGCTTTCCAGTCTTTGCTGACAATAAATAACCCTAAAATGATGGATGCGCTGTTTCGAATTGCCAGCCAGAAACCGACTTTGAAAAACCAAGCGTTGGAACGCTATATTCCACTCGTGTCAAAGTCTTCTTTGCAAAGCGGACGAAAACTTCAGCTTTACCAACAAGCTCTGAATCTGAATCCTTCGGTAAAGGTTCAGAAGCAAACGTTGAAAGCTTTGGCGGGCATCCGGAAATATCCGTCACTGATGCTTGTTTCCAAATACCTGAATCGGTCGGGAACCGCAGCTGAAGCAGCCGCTGCTGTGAAAACAATCGTAGCGAAAAGCGATGAACGACTTGGTGGTGATTCCGTAAAGATTATTCTGGAAAAGACACGTGAAGTATACAGGACGTTGCCGGGAGCTGATGCCGGATATGCAGTGGATGAAATAACCAATTTGTTGTCTAAATTACTTTCTGCTCCTGTCTTCGCTCTACCGGAAGAAGAAAAGAAACAAGGTTTCGAAGTCTTGTTTGATGGTACTTCACTCCACAAATGGACAGGTAACAAGAACAGTTATGTCATAGAGAACGGAAATATATATGTATCGGCTGGTTATGGTAGTGGTGGAAACCTCTATACTCAAAAAGAATACAGTGACTTTGTGCTACGTTTTGAGTTCTGCTTCGATCGCGAGGGTGTAAACAACGGTATCGGTATACGCACCCCGATGGGCGTGGACGCTGCCTATCACGGTATGGAAATTCAGATACTCGACCATGACGCCCCCATCTACAAAGGTCTGCATGAATACCAACAGCATGGGTCTGTCTATGGAATCATTCCTGCCAAACGGGTGAAGTTCGGACCGAACGGTACATGGAATGTGGAAGAGATACGTGCTGTGGGTGATCATATCACGGTTACTGTAAACGGTGAGGTTATTCTTGACGGTAATATCCGTACAGCCTGCAAAGGACACAATGTATCCAAAGACGGTTCAAGAAGGAACCCGTACACTGTAGATCATCTGAATCACCCCGGGTTGTTTAATAAAAAAGGACATATCGGACTTTGCGGCCACGGGGCCGGAATCCGCTTCCGCAATATGCGCGTGCTTGACCTCAGCAAATAG
- a CDS encoding Gfo/Idh/MocA family oxidoreductase, with the protein MSINRRSFLKAMGGVALFSIVPRQVLGGEKFIAPSDQLTKGIIGVGGIGKSNLHFTSDERCRLVAVCDVDKKHLEQAVNLGKRKFDQTLQTYQDYRDMIADPNIDIIHIATPPHWHGIMAVEAAKAGKDIWCEKPMTRTIGEGKRVVEAVKQNNRIFRLNTWFRFKDTFYGLGTTVEPLKKLVSNGMLGWPLKVRISGATGFAWKFFWVGKENLKPETVPAELDYDMWLGPAPYKPYNSHRVHQTFRGYWDYDGGGLADMGQHYLDPVQYILGKDDTLPIKVEVDAPQQHPDAAGIWRKITYTYEDGCQIILEGEGFESKGDVPYIEGPLGKVYQGFRCTIPNVMDKLAELPDPEPQNTDFIECVKTRQKFALNEESGHNSCTLVNMAVDALRLNRSVLYFDPRKQLFLNDDAANRLIDQPMRGPWSI; encoded by the coding sequence ATGAGTATTAACAGAAGGTCTTTTTTAAAAGCAATGGGTGGAGTTGCTTTATTTAGCATTGTTCCGCGCCAGGTATTAGGAGGTGAGAAATTTATTGCTCCAAGTGATCAACTAACTAAAGGTATTATTGGTGTCGGAGGTATTGGTAAGAGCAATTTGCATTTTACCAGCGATGAACGCTGTCGGTTAGTAGCAGTCTGTGATGTTGATAAAAAACATCTGGAGCAAGCTGTGAATCTTGGTAAACGGAAGTTTGACCAAACTTTACAAACCTATCAGGATTACCGGGATATGATTGCGGACCCTAATATTGATATTATACATATTGCAACCCCTCCTCATTGGCATGGCATAATGGCGGTAGAAGCGGCCAAAGCCGGTAAGGATATTTGGTGTGAAAAGCCGATGACACGCACTATCGGTGAAGGAAAACGCGTAGTGGAGGCTGTTAAACAAAATAATCGTATTTTCCGACTGAATACATGGTTTCGCTTCAAGGATACATTTTATGGGCTAGGCACTACGGTAGAACCACTGAAAAAGCTAGTGTCTAACGGAATGCTGGGATGGCCGCTGAAAGTACGGATTTCAGGCGCAACAGGATTCGCATGGAAATTCTTCTGGGTAGGAAAAGAAAATCTCAAGCCGGAAACGGTTCCTGCAGAGTTGGATTATGACATGTGGTTGGGACCGGCTCCTTATAAACCTTATAATTCCCATCGTGTACATCAAACCTTCCGTGGCTATTGGGACTATGACGGAGGTGGCTTGGCGGATATGGGACAGCATTATCTTGACCCGGTGCAGTATATTTTAGGGAAAGACGACACATTGCCTATCAAGGTAGAGGTGGATGCTCCGCAGCAACATCCGGATGCCGCCGGTATTTGGCGTAAGATTACTTATACATACGAAGACGGTTGCCAGATAATTCTTGAGGGAGAAGGTTTTGAAAGTAAAGGAGACGTTCCTTATATCGAAGGTCCGTTGGGAAAGGTTTATCAGGGATTTCGTTGTACAATACCCAATGTCATGGACAAGTTGGCTGAACTTCCCGATCCGGAGCCGCAAAACACCGATTTTATCGAATGTGTGAAAACACGGCAGAAATTTGCCCTTAACGAAGAAAGCGGGCACAACAGTTGTACATTGGTCAATATGGCTGTAGATGCGCTACGTTTGAACCGGTCGGTCTTGTATTTTGATCCGAGAAAACAACTCTTCCTCAATGACGATGCAGCCAACCGTCTGATAGATCAGCCTATGCGCGGGCCGTGGAGTATTTAA
- a CDS encoding glycoside hydrolase family 97 protein: MNLLSRKWTAILLMAVPFWANAQKGIELKDPSGKIQLNVMLGNTVTYSVSHGEDVIIETSPISMTLTDGTVFGKEPRLKKKKYRTENQMIYPPIYRKQSIKDHFNELTLDFKGGYSLVFRAYEDGVAYRFISDLKKPFMVESEQAVFNLPNNPKVFAATPKGRKIDGVENQYHSSFQNTYRHVELSKWDKSRLAFLPVLSESENGKKVCITEADLLNYPGMFLKVSSDSKGFYGEFAAYPKDISVEVRGLKGMVKTREPYIAKVEGRTAFPWRVMVISEKDTDLLCSDMVYKLATPAAEADYSWIKPGKVAWDWWNDWNLYGVDFRAGVNTETYKYYIDFASKFGIEYVILDEGWAVAGPADLFQIVPEIDMEELIRYADSKKVGLILWAGYRAFDLDMERVCKHYSAMGIKGFKIDFMDRDDQYMVDFNRRCAETGAKYKLLIDLHGTHKPTGLQRTYPNAINFEGVHGLEEMKWAQPGTDQVTYDVTMPFIRMVAGPLDYTQGAMNNANKENFKAVYSEPMSQGTRCRQLAQYIIFDSPLNMLCDAPTNYLKEEECTKFIAAIPTVWEETKALCGEVGKYLAMARQKNDVWYVGALTNWDSRDMELDLSFLGEGEYKAEIFEDGINADRVGKDYKQKVIPVPADRRLKIHMASGGGHVMRIWK, translated from the coding sequence ATGAATCTGCTATCTAGGAAATGGACGGCTATCTTATTGATGGCCGTTCCTTTTTGGGCGAACGCTCAGAAAGGTATTGAACTGAAAGACCCTTCGGGTAAAATTCAGTTGAATGTGATGTTGGGAAATACGGTTACATATTCCGTATCTCATGGGGAAGATGTCATCATTGAAACGTCTCCTATCTCCATGACACTTACCGATGGAACGGTTTTTGGAAAAGAACCTCGCTTGAAGAAGAAAAAATATAGAACGGAGAATCAGATGATTTATCCCCCTATCTACAGAAAGCAATCTATAAAAGATCATTTTAATGAATTGACTTTAGATTTTAAAGGCGGATACAGTTTGGTATTCAGGGCTTATGAGGATGGTGTAGCCTATCGTTTTATATCTGATTTGAAGAAGCCGTTTATGGTAGAAAGTGAACAGGCTGTATTCAATCTGCCGAACAATCCGAAGGTTTTCGCGGCTACTCCAAAAGGTAGAAAGATAGACGGAGTGGAAAATCAATATCACAGTTCGTTTCAGAACACATATAGACATGTGGAACTGTCTAAATGGGATAAGTCCCGATTGGCGTTCCTGCCTGTTCTGTCGGAAAGTGAGAATGGGAAGAAAGTTTGTATCACGGAAGCCGATTTGTTGAACTATCCGGGTATGTTTCTGAAGGTATCTTCCGATAGCAAAGGATTTTACGGGGAGTTTGCTGCTTATCCTAAAGATATTTCCGTAGAAGTAAGAGGACTAAAAGGTATGGTAAAAACACGTGAACCTTACATTGCTAAAGTGGAAGGTAGAACTGCATTCCCATGGCGTGTAATGGTCATTTCGGAGAAAGATACGGATTTGTTGTGCAGTGATATGGTGTATAAACTTGCCACTCCTGCAGCAGAAGCTGATTATTCCTGGATAAAGCCCGGAAAAGTGGCTTGGGACTGGTGGAATGATTGGAATCTGTATGGCGTGGACTTCCGTGCAGGTGTGAATACGGAAACCTATAAATATTATATTGACTTCGCCTCTAAATTCGGAATTGAATATGTGATATTGGATGAGGGATGGGCGGTTGCCGGACCGGCGGATCTCTTTCAGATAGTGCCTGAAATAGACATGGAGGAATTGATACGTTATGCTGACAGTAAGAAAGTAGGGTTAATCCTATGGGCAGGCTATCGTGCCTTTGATTTGGATATGGAACGTGTCTGCAAACATTATTCCGCTATGGGAATCAAAGGTTTTAAGATTGACTTTATGGATCGGGATGACCAGTATATGGTAGACTTCAACCGCCGTTGTGCGGAAACGGGAGCTAAATATAAGTTGCTTATTGACTTGCATGGAACACACAAGCCGACAGGATTGCAGCGTACATATCCAAACGCTATCAACTTTGAAGGTGTTCACGGATTGGAAGAAATGAAATGGGCTCAACCGGGTACAGACCAAGTGACGTATGATGTAACGATGCCGTTTATCCGTATGGTGGCGGGCCCGTTGGATTATACACAGGGAGCGATGAATAATGCCAATAAAGAGAACTTTAAGGCCGTTTATTCGGAACCGATGAGTCAGGGTACACGTTGTCGTCAGTTGGCACAATATATCATATTTGACTCCCCGTTGAATATGTTGTGTGATGCGCCTACCAATTATTTGAAGGAAGAGGAATGTACTAAATTTATAGCGGCCATACCGACTGTTTGGGAGGAGACTAAAGCATTGTGCGGAGAAGTTGGCAAATATTTGGCTATGGCCCGTCAAAAGAATGATGTATGGTATGTAGGAGCATTGACTAACTGGGATTCTCGTGATATGGAATTGGATCTTTCTTTCTTGGGAGAGGGCGAGTATAAGGCTGAGATCTTTGAGGATGGTATCAACGCAGATAGAGTAGGCAAGGATTATAAACAAAAGGTGATTCCTGTTCCTGCTGATCGCAGACTAAAGATACACATGGCATCCGGTGGTGGACATGTGATGCGGATATGGAAGTAG
- a CDS encoding glucosidase family protein, with product MRKLVLLVTVLLCTSVADAQQYWKIDEGGNSITWQVKKGDVHHDHIEMAGKRVATVLRYGVDKNGAFELNKSMVWPMLRTIPNNTHGSLMRRFDWNPLKDVFVNGRPMREEVKEITFNGTLEVISNIVLGKGNSLRLKRVYCPSVDLPSLVESYTFTNQGKAKASIELPSCTNVLTTDAAKGVDGRYRIEMVLHNSDAVVLNPGDSHTFFATLSGWKSSEKTLKIDVGEELEKRKSIVAGWIDNLVLETPEPVINEMFALSKIRACESIYETKSGPMHGPGGESYYAAIWANDQAEYINPYFPFIGYQYGNASAVNSFKHFARYMNDEWKPIPSSIVAEGDSYWNGAGDRGDAAMIAYGAARYALASGNREEAKQLWPLIEWCLEFNRRKINEGGVVASDSDELEGRFPAGKANLCTSSLYYDALLSAAYLAEELGKGSAVSKKYRKQAAQLRQNMDSYFAAEVEGFDTYAYYKGNDVLRAWICIPLTVGINERAKGTIDALFSPRLWTDNGLLTAAGSKTFWDRSTLYALRGVFMAGEVEKAVKFMKHYSSTRLLGAHVPYAVEAWPEGGQRHLSTESALYGRIITEGMLGIRPTGLHSFSMTPRLPQEWDRMALRHIKAFASDFDIELERVKAQTIRVVVKKAGKVILNKKVKDGTTLNCKI from the coding sequence ATGAGAAAACTAGTACTACTGGTGACAGTTCTGTTGTGTACAAGCGTGGCTGATGCACAGCAATACTGGAAAATAGATGAGGGAGGCAATAGCATTACATGGCAGGTAAAGAAAGGAGACGTTCATCATGACCACATCGAAATGGCAGGTAAGCGGGTAGCTACTGTACTGAGGTATGGCGTGGATAAGAATGGTGCTTTTGAACTGAACAAGAGTATGGTATGGCCTATGCTTCGTACTATTCCTAATAATACTCATGGTAGCCTGATGCGTCGGTTTGACTGGAACCCTTTGAAAGATGTGTTTGTTAATGGCAGGCCTATGCGTGAAGAGGTTAAAGAAATAACATTCAATGGCACATTGGAAGTAATTAGTAATATTGTTTTAGGCAAGGGCAATTCTTTACGTTTGAAACGTGTTTATTGCCCGTCGGTCGATCTGCCTTCTTTAGTGGAAAGTTACACGTTCACTAATCAGGGGAAAGCTAAAGCAAGCATAGAACTGCCTTCCTGCACGAATGTGCTGACTACCGATGCAGCTAAAGGAGTGGATGGTCGATATCGTATTGAAATGGTTCTTCACAACTCTGATGCGGTGGTGCTGAATCCGGGTGATTCGCATACGTTCTTTGCTACCCTTTCCGGATGGAAGTCATCCGAGAAGACTTTGAAGATAGATGTCGGGGAAGAATTGGAGAAGCGTAAGTCTATTGTTGCCGGATGGATAGATAATCTAGTGTTGGAAACTCCTGAGCCGGTAATTAACGAGATGTTTGCCTTATCAAAAATCCGGGCTTGTGAGAGTATCTATGAAACCAAATCCGGTCCGATGCATGGTCCTGGAGGAGAAAGTTACTATGCGGCTATCTGGGCGAACGACCAGGCGGAATATATCAATCCTTATTTTCCGTTTATCGGTTATCAGTATGGCAATGCGTCCGCAGTGAATTCATTCAAACATTTTGCACGTTATATGAACGATGAGTGGAAACCGATTCCCAGTTCCATTGTTGCAGAAGGTGACAGCTATTGGAATGGTGCCGGTGACCGTGGTGATGCTGCCATGATTGCTTACGGTGCGGCCCGTTATGCGCTGGCAAGTGGTAATAGGGAGGAAGCAAAGCAGCTGTGGCCTTTGATTGAATGGTGTTTGGAGTTCAACCGTCGGAAAATCAACGAGGGTGGAGTAGTGGCTTCTGATTCAGATGAACTTGAAGGACGTTTTCCGGCAGGAAAAGCCAACTTATGTACTTCTTCTTTATATTATGATGCTCTTCTTTCGGCGGCTTATCTGGCGGAAGAGTTGGGTAAGGGAAGTGCGGTATCCAAAAAATATCGTAAACAAGCAGCCCAATTGAGGCAAAATATGGATAGTTATTTTGCCGCAGAAGTGGAAGGCTTTGATACATACGCCTATTATAAAGGAAATGATGTGTTGCGTGCATGGATTTGCATCCCGTTGACGGTGGGAATCAATGAACGTGCGAAAGGAACGATTGATGCGCTTTTCTCTCCCCGTCTGTGGACGGATAATGGATTGTTGACAGCGGCCGGCAGTAAGACTTTTTGGGATCGTTCCACTCTGTATGCGCTTCGCGGTGTCTTTATGGCAGGGGAAGTGGAGAAAGCCGTGAAATTTATGAAGCATTATTCTTCTACCCGTCTGTTGGGAGCACATGTGCCATACGCTGTTGAGGCATGGCCGGAGGGCGGACAACGCCATCTTTCTACTGAAAGCGCTTTGTATGGACGTATTATCACTGAGGGAATGTTAGGTATCCGTCCTACCGGATTACATTCATTCTCTATGACCCCCAGACTTCCACAGGAGTGGGATCGGATGGCGCTTCGCCATATCAAAGCGTTTGCTTCCGATTTTGACATTGAACTGGAACGTGTGAAAGCGCAGACTATCCGGGTAGTAGTGAAGAAAGCCGGAAAAGTTATCTTGAACAAGAAGGTGAAAGATGGAACTACGCTAAATTGTAAAATTTAA
- a CDS encoding glycoside hydrolase family 97 protein encodes MKHIVLYFIFGLLGCVCCLSSAWAADRPLVLKSPGGNLEVEIITEGQLAYALKHKGKILLDKSPIGLVLEDRTLGENVKVRRVNRRSMVKEDIVSPHYRFPAFVVTYNELDLKLRDNYGVVFRAYDEGIAYRFYTSAKSPLVIKDEVVRMNFPQDYETYMAYSTVKPGKDQYVMAFQNIYTKATVKGVNTKNIAFLPVTVDCGEGLKMTLLESDLENYPGMFVKGDGKSCSLQGTFAKYPSEMKSFPPRAMKRVVGRTDYIAKTEGTRNYPWRIWAVTEQDIEMPVNNLVYALASPNRIGDCSWIKTGKVAWDWWNDWGIYNVDFKAGINMETYKYYIDFAADNRIEFVVLDEGWYNPGKGDMLTVVPELDLEELVRYGKSKGVDLILWTVFNVLDDQLEEACKKYSEMGISGFKVDFLDRDDQTAVEMAYRIAEMTAKYKLTLDLHGFYKPTGMNRTYPNIINFEAVFGMEEMKWSKIEKDMMEYDVIMPYIRMMAGPVDYTPGAMRNATKKDFKDIYYNPMSQGTRCHQLAAYIVHDSPLTMLADNPTIYKEEQECTDFIVSVPNKNIEETRVLQGKLGEFIVMARKVDGNWYVGGMTDWNQREITLDFGFLSEGTYEVTLFSDGVNANKQAEDYKKETFKVTSASIRKINVASGGGFAMTIVKK; translated from the coding sequence ATGAAGCACATAGTACTATATTTTATTTTTGGACTATTGGGATGTGTCTGCTGCCTGTCGTCTGCTTGGGCGGCAGACCGCCCTTTGGTTTTAAAGTCACCGGGTGGAAACCTGGAAGTGGAAATCATTACGGAGGGGCAATTGGCTTATGCTTTGAAGCATAAGGGTAAAATATTGTTGGATAAGAGTCCGATCGGATTGGTGCTTGAAGACAGGACATTGGGCGAGAATGTAAAGGTGAGACGTGTGAACAGACGCTCTATGGTTAAGGAGGATATTGTGTCTCCACATTATCGTTTCCCAGCGTTTGTTGTGACTTACAATGAACTGGATTTGAAGTTGAGAGATAATTACGGAGTTGTTTTCCGTGCATACGACGAGGGAATCGCCTATCGTTTTTACACCTCTGCCAAATCTCCTTTAGTGATTAAGGATGAAGTGGTCCGGATGAATTTTCCACAGGACTATGAGACATACATGGCTTATTCTACCGTGAAACCGGGAAAAGACCAATATGTGATGGCTTTCCAGAATATCTATACAAAGGCAACGGTAAAGGGTGTCAATACAAAAAACATTGCTTTTCTGCCGGTTACAGTCGATTGCGGAGAGGGCCTGAAGATGACACTCTTGGAATCTGATTTGGAGAATTATCCGGGTATGTTTGTAAAAGGCGACGGAAAAAGTTGCTCTTTGCAAGGCACGTTTGCCAAGTATCCTTCCGAAATGAAAAGCTTTCCGCCACGTGCGATGAAACGTGTGGTCGGCCGTACTGATTATATTGCCAAGACAGAGGGAACACGCAATTATCCGTGGCGTATATGGGCGGTGACGGAACAGGATATTGAAATGCCTGTCAATAATCTGGTGTATGCTTTGGCTTCCCCCAACCGTATTGGTGACTGCTCTTGGATAAAGACTGGAAAGGTCGCATGGGACTGGTGGAATGATTGGGGAATCTATAACGTTGACTTTAAAGCCGGTATCAATATGGAGACTTATAAGTATTATATTGATTTCGCGGCGGATAACCGGATAGAGTTCGTTGTACTCGATGAGGGTTGGTATAATCCGGGTAAAGGGGATATGCTGACTGTCGTTCCGGAGCTGGACTTGGAAGAGCTGGTTCGTTATGGCAAGAGCAAAGGAGTGGATTTGATACTGTGGACGGTGTTCAATGTATTGGATGACCAGTTGGAAGAAGCCTGCAAGAAGTATTCGGAGATGGGTATCAGTGGATTTAAGGTAGATTTTCTGGACAGAGACGATCAGACAGCCGTTGAAATGGCATACCGTATTGCAGAAATGACAGCCAAGTATAAATTGACTTTGGACTTGCATGGATTCTACAAACCTACCGGCATGAATCGTACTTATCCGAATATTATCAATTTTGAAGCGGTATTTGGTATGGAGGAGATGAAATGGAGCAAGATAGAGAAAGATATGATGGAGTACGATGTGATAATGCCGTATATACGTATGATGGCAGGGCCGGTCGATTATACACCGGGAGCTATGCGCAATGCGACAAAGAAGGATTTCAAGGATATTTATTATAATCCGATGAGTCAGGGAACCCGCTGTCATCAGTTGGCTGCCTATATCGTACATGATTCTCCTCTGACGATGCTTGCTGATAATCCTACTATTTACAAAGAGGAACAGGAATGTACGGATTTCATTGTGAGTGTTCCGAATAAGAATATAGAAGAGACACGTGTATTACAAGGCAAACTAGGTGAATTTATTGTGATGGCACGTAAGGTAGATGGTAACTGGTATGTAGGCGGAATGACCGACTGGAATCAACGTGAAATCACATTAGACTTCGGTTTCCTGAGTGAGGGCACTTATGAAGTGACTCTGTTTAGTGATGGAGTCAATGCGAATAAACAGGCGGAAGATTATAAAAAAGAGACTTTTAAGGTAACTTCCGCTTCGATAAGGAAAATCAATGTGGCTTCCGGCGGTGGTTTTGCTATGACCATTGTGAAAAAGTAA